Proteins from one Toxotes jaculatrix isolate fToxJac2 chromosome 13, fToxJac2.pri, whole genome shotgun sequence genomic window:
- the LOC121192270 gene encoding transmembrane protein 74, translating to MADLELFYFDQPDPRDTSLVLNKQSVAEIWGGGGKSLHPGGGDGSAPWTESQRAARPQEETETSFTCRYQDDEDGDDVRLIETSPQTCRLSQSCSNELYEEEEEEVVDEEEEDIPELYLLSDDDLSSDGSGKSVDYGFIIAVTCLVTGISLVAISYTVPRDVRVDPDSVSAREMERLEREKARVGAHLDRCVIAGLCLLTLGGVLLSTLLMISMWKGEMMRRKAFAYSKHAAKLYGSISLRAGSSPTRESCSHLSVADEDLEVLS from the coding sequence ATGGCTGATCTCGAACTGTTTTACTTTGATCAACCCGATCCGAGAGACACCTCCCTGGTTTTAAATAAGCAGAGTGTCGCGGAGATCTGGGGCGGCGGCGGAAAGTCACTTCATCCCGGGGGAGGAGACggttcagcaccatggacagagagccagagagcCGCGCGGCCgcaggaggaaacagaaacatcttTCACCTGCAGATACCaagatgatgaggatggtgatGATGTCCGGCTGATAGAGACAAGTCCGCAAACCTGCAGACTGAGTCAAAGCTGCTCAAACGAACTgtacgaggaggaggaggaggaggtggtggatgaagaggaggaggacatccCGGAACTTTATTTGCTGTCCGACGACGACCTCTCATCTGACGGCTCGGGGAAGTCCGTGGATTACGGCTTCATCATCGCCGTGACTTGCCTGGTAACTGGCATCTCTTTGGTCGCCATATCCTACACGGTCCCCAGGGACGTGCGTGTAGACCCGGACAGCGTGTCCGCCCGGGAGATGGAGCGCCTAGAGAGGGAGAAAGCCAGAGTAGGGGCCCATCTGGACCGGTGTGTCATAGCGGGACTGTGCCTGCTCACCCTCGGGGGCGTGCTGCTCTCCACCTTGCTCATGATCTCCATGTGGAAAGGggagatgatgaggaggaaagcTTTTGCTTATTCCAAACACGCAGCAAAGTTGTACGGCTCGATCAGTTTGAGAGCAGGCTCCAGCCCGACTCGGGAATCCTGCTCACATTTGTCAGTGGCTGATGAGGATTTAGAAGTGCTCAGCTGA